Sequence from the Deltaproteobacteria bacterium genome:
ATCGGGATGCTCCTGATCGCCGTCGAGCTCGTCCTCATGCTCTTCATCCTCCTCTTCGTCCCCGGCGAGCTGGCCGGTCCCTGCTTCATCGGCTTCGCGATCGGCGAGTCGCTCGGCGCCGCGGCGCTCCGGATCGCGGGCGGGATCTTCACCAAGATCGCCGACATCGGCTCCGACCTCATGAAGATCGTCTTCAAGATCAAGGAGGACGACGCGCGGAACCCCGGCGTCATCGCCGACTGCACGGGCGACAACGCGGGCGACTCGGTCGGCCCCACCGCGGACGGCTTCGAGACGTACGGCGTCACCGGCGTGGCACTCATCACGTTCATCCTCCTCGCGGTCGGACAGAAGCTCGACCCCGCCGCCAAGAGTTCCATCCAGATCCAGCTTCTGGTCTGGATCTTCGTGATGCGCATCGGGATGATCGTGACGAGCGCCGTCTCCTACGGGATCAACGGCGTCTACAACAAGGGGAAGTACGGGGAGTCGAAGAAGTTCAACTTCGAGCACCCGCTGACCTCCCTCGTCTGGCTGACCTCGATCGTCTCCATCGCGATGACGTACCTCCTGTCGTACCTGCTGATCCCGACGCTGGGCGGCGGGACGCTGTGGTGGAAGCTCTCCACGATCATCACCTGCGGAACGCTGGCCGGCGCGATCATCCCCGAGCTGGTGAAGATCTTCACCTCCACCAACTCGGGCCACGTCCGCGAGGTGGTCACGGCCTCCCGCGAGGGCGGCGCGTCGCTCAACATCCTCTCCGGCCTCGTGGCCGGAAATTTCAGCGCATACTGGATGGGGATGGCGATCATCGCCCTGATGGCGGGCGGCTACGCCGTCTCCACGATGGGGCTGGCCGACATCATGGTGGCCCCGGCGATCTTCGCCTTCGGCCTGATCGCCTTCGGGTTCCTGGGGATGGGACCGGTCACGATCGCCGTCGACTCCTACGGCCCGGTGACCGACAACGCCCAGTCGGTGTACGAGCTCTCCACGATCGAGACGATCCCGAACATCTCCACGGAGATCGAGAAGGATTTCGGCTTCAAGCCCGACTTCGAGAACGCGAAGGTGTACCTCGAGGAGAACGACGGGGCCGGCAACACCTTCAAGGC
This genomic interval carries:
- a CDS encoding sodium-translocating pyrophosphatase, with product MTDTVVARISALARRLFPAMATLFLLLLATAANASEADLVIPDLAKESFLGMTGHTLLLYGLVICVLGIAFSLVQFSQIKNLPVHKSMLEISELIYETCKTYLIQQGKFLAILWAFIAAIMVWYFSREMNAFKIAIIVIFSIVGILGSYSVAWFGIRMNTFANSRTAFAGLQGKPYPTMAIPLKAGMSIGMLLIAVELVLMLFILLFVPGELAGPCFIGFAIGESLGAAALRIAGGIFTKIADIGSDLMKIVFKIKEDDARNPGVIADCTGDNAGDSVGPTADGFETYGVTGVALITFILLAVGQKLDPAAKSSIQIQLLVWIFVMRIGMIVTSAVSYGINGVYNKGKYGESKKFNFEHPLTSLVWLTSIVSIAMTYLLSYLLIPTLGGGTLWWKLSTIITCGTLAGAIIPELVKIFTSTNSGHVREVVTASREGGASLNILSGLVAGNFSAYWMGMAIIALMAGGYAVSTMGLADIMVAPAIFAFGLIAFGFLGMGPVTIAVDSYGPVTDNAQSVYELSTIETIPNISTEIEKDFGFKPDFENAKVYLEENDGAGNTFKATAKPVLIGTAVVGATTLIFSIIQLLSAKYGTTGPQGIYEGLSIMNPLFLLGLITGGAVIYWFSGASTQAVSTGAYRAVEFIKKNIKLEGGGEKASVEDSKKVVAICTQYAQKGMFNIFLVVFFSTLAFACVNH